The following proteins are encoded in a genomic region of Kosakonia oryzae:
- the dam gene encoding adenine-specific DNA-methyltransferase: MKKNRAFLKWAGGKYPLLDDIGRHLPKGECLIEPFVGAGSVFLNTSFSRYILADINSDLISLYNIVKNRPDEYVQHARELFMPATNQSVIYYQLREEFNQCQDPFRRALLFLYLNRHGYNGLCRYNLRGEFNVPFGRYKKPYFPEAELYHFAEKAQNAFFYCESYADSMARADENSVVYCDPPYAPLSATANFTAYHTNSFSLEQQAHLAAIAENLVQNRIPVLISNHDTALTREWYHQAKLHVVKVRRSISSNGGTRKKVDELLALYRPATP, encoded by the coding sequence ATGAAAAAGAATCGCGCTTTTTTGAAATGGGCAGGGGGGAAATACCCCCTGCTGGACGATATCGGAAGGCATCTGCCAAAGGGTGAATGCCTGATCGAGCCGTTCGTCGGCGCGGGTTCGGTGTTTCTTAACACTTCGTTCTCCCGCTACATCCTCGCTGATATCAACAGCGATTTGATTAGTCTCTATAACATCGTCAAAAACCGCCCTGATGAATACGTTCAGCATGCGCGCGAATTGTTCATGCCTGCGACGAACCAGTCGGTGATTTACTATCAGCTGCGTGAGGAATTTAACCAGTGCCAGGATCCGTTCCGGCGCGCGCTGCTGTTTTTGTACCTCAACCGACATGGTTATAACGGCCTGTGCCGTTATAACCTGCGGGGCGAATTTAATGTGCCGTTCGGTCGCTATAAGAAACCCTATTTTCCGGAAGCGGAGTTGTATCACTTCGCGGAAAAAGCGCAGAATGCCTTTTTTTACTGCGAATCCTATGCCGACAGCATGGCGCGCGCTGACGAAAATTCAGTCGTCTACTGCGATCCGCCCTATGCCCCGCTTTCTGCAACGGCAAACTTTACGGCGTACCACACAAATAGTTTCAGTCTGGAGCAGCAGGCGCACCTTGCCGCCATTGCTGAGAATCTGGTGCAGAACCGGATCCCGGTATTGATTTCCAACCACGACACTGCGTTGACGCGTGAGTGGTATCATCAGGCAAAATTGCATGTGGTGAAAGTGCGCCGCAGTATCAGCAGTAACGGCGGCACACGTAAAAAGGTGGATGAATTGCTGGCGCTCTATCGCCCGGCGACACCTTAA
- the rpe gene encoding ribulose-phosphate 3-epimerase, translating to MKQYLIAPSILSADFARLGEDTANALAAGGDVVHFDVMDNHYVPNLTIGPMVLKALRNYGITAPIDVHLMVKPVDRLVPDFAAAGASIITFHPEASEHVDRTLQLIKEQGCKAGLVFNPATPLSYLDYVLDKLDVILLMSVNPGFGGQSFIPHTLDKLREVRRRIDASGFDIRLEVDGGVKASNIGEIAAAGADMFVAGSAIFDKPDYKQVIDEMRSELAKVSHG from the coding sequence ATGAAACAGTATTTGATTGCCCCTTCGATTTTATCGGCTGACTTTGCTCGCCTGGGCGAAGACACTGCCAACGCGCTGGCCGCTGGCGGCGACGTTGTCCACTTCGATGTGATGGACAACCATTACGTACCGAACCTGACTATCGGGCCGATGGTGCTCAAAGCGCTGCGCAACTACGGCATCACCGCGCCTATCGACGTGCATTTGATGGTGAAACCGGTTGACCGCCTGGTGCCGGATTTCGCCGCCGCAGGTGCGAGCATCATTACCTTTCATCCCGAAGCTTCCGAGCATGTTGACCGCACGCTGCAACTGATCAAAGAGCAGGGTTGTAAAGCGGGGCTGGTGTTTAACCCGGCGACGCCGCTGAGCTACCTGGATTATGTGCTGGACAAGCTGGATGTGATCCTACTGATGTCAGTGAACCCCGGTTTTGGTGGTCAGTCCTTTATTCCGCATACGCTGGATAAACTGCGCGAAGTTCGCCGCCGCATTGATGCTTCCGGTTTTGATATTCGTCTGGAAGTCGATGGCGGGGTTAAAGCCAGCAATATCGGCGAGATTGCCGCTGCTGGTGCGGATATGTTCGTGGCGGGTTCAGCAATTTTTGATAAGCCGGATTACAAACAGGTTATTGATGAAATGCGTAGCGAACTGGCGAAGGTAAGTCATGGATAA
- the gph gene encoding phosphoglycolate phosphatase: MDKLQSIQGVAFDLDGTLVDSAPGLTAAVDSALYALELPQAGEARVVTWIGNGADVLMERAFHWSRQERSIQRAAQGKPDIEEHVAQGEQIRMLRKLFNHYYEETVEEGSFLFPDVADTLAALHAKGMPLALVTNKPTPFVAPLLEALDIAQFFSFVAGGDDVVNKKPHPEPLLLVCKKLNIQPHELLFVGDSRNDILAAKAAGSVSVGLTYGYNYGEAITLSEPDLVFDHFKDLLPAFGLSHIEHQEMKND; encoded by the coding sequence ATGGATAAATTGCAGTCAATTCAAGGTGTGGCGTTCGATCTGGATGGCACGCTGGTGGATAGCGCGCCGGGGTTGACGGCCGCCGTAGACAGCGCGTTGTATGCGCTGGAACTCCCTCAGGCCGGTGAAGCGCGCGTGGTGACCTGGATTGGTAACGGCGCGGATGTGCTGATGGAACGCGCATTCCACTGGTCGCGCCAGGAACGCTCTATTCAGCGTGCTGCGCAGGGCAAGCCAGACATTGAAGAGCATGTTGCGCAGGGAGAGCAGATTCGCATGCTGCGTAAGTTGTTTAATCATTATTACGAAGAGACGGTGGAAGAGGGCAGTTTTCTGTTTCCGGATGTGGCTGACACCCTGGCGGCGCTGCACGCCAAAGGCATGCCGTTGGCGCTGGTGACCAACAAACCGACGCCGTTTGTCGCTCCACTGCTGGAAGCGCTTGATATCGCACAATTCTTCTCGTTTGTCGCCGGCGGCGACGATGTGGTGAACAAAAAGCCGCACCCGGAACCGTTGCTTCTGGTGTGTAAAAAGCTCAATATTCAGCCTCACGAGCTACTTTTCGTGGGTGATTCGCGTAACGATATCCTGGCGGCGAAAGCGGCAGGCAGCGTTTCTGTGGGCCTGACTTACGGTTATAACTACGGCGAAGCGATCACCCTGAGCGAACCAGACCTCGTCTTTGATCACTTTAAGGACTTACTGCCCGCATTTGGGCTTTCGCATATTGAACATCAGGAAATGAAAAATGACTAA
- the trpS gene encoding tryptophan--tRNA ligase: MTKPIVFSGAQPSGELTIGNYMGALRQWVNMQDDYHCIYCIVDQHAITVRQDPQALRKATLDTLALYLACGIDPQKSTIFVQSHVTEHAQLGWALNCYTYFGELSRMTQFKDKSARYAENINAGLFDYPVLMAADILLYQTNQVPVGEDQKQHLELSRDIAQRFNAIYGDIFKVPEPFIPKSGARVMSLLEPTKKMSKSDDNRNNVIGLLEDPKSVVKKIKRAVTDSDEPPVVRYDIANKAGVSNLLDILSAVTGQSIPELEQHFEGKMYGHLKGEVAEAVSGMLTELQERYHRYRNDEAFLQQVMKEGAEKASARASETLKKVYEAIGFVAKP; this comes from the coding sequence ATGACTAAGCCCATCGTCTTTAGTGGCGCACAGCCCTCAGGTGAACTAACCATTGGCAACTATATGGGTGCGCTGCGTCAGTGGGTAAACATGCAGGACGACTACCACTGTATTTATTGTATCGTTGACCAGCACGCAATTACCGTGCGTCAGGATCCGCAGGCGCTGCGTAAAGCGACGCTGGATACGCTGGCGCTGTATCTGGCCTGTGGTATTGATCCGCAGAAAAGTACTATTTTCGTTCAGTCGCATGTGACTGAACATGCCCAGTTGGGCTGGGCGCTGAACTGCTACACCTATTTTGGTGAGCTGAGCCGTATGACGCAGTTCAAAGACAAATCTGCTCGCTATGCGGAAAACATCAACGCCGGTCTGTTTGATTATCCAGTACTGATGGCGGCGGATATTTTGCTGTATCAGACCAATCAGGTGCCGGTTGGGGAAGATCAGAAACAGCATCTGGAACTGAGCCGCGATATCGCTCAGCGTTTTAACGCAATCTACGGCGATATCTTTAAAGTGCCGGAACCGTTCATTCCGAAATCCGGTGCGCGCGTGATGTCACTGCTGGAGCCGACGAAGAAAATGTCTAAGTCGGACGATAACCGTAATAACGTGATTGGCCTGCTGGAAGATCCGAAATCCGTGGTGAAGAAAATCAAACGCGCGGTGACCGATTCCGACGAGCCGCCGGTTGTGCGTTATGATATCGCCAACAAAGCGGGCGTTTCCAACCTGCTGGATATTCTCTCCGCCGTTACCGGCCAGAGCATTCCGGAGCTGGAACAGCACTTCGAAGGCAAAATGTACGGTCATCTGAAAGGCGAAGTGGCGGAAGCGGTTTCCGGCATGCTGACCGAGTTGCAGGAGCGTTATCATCGCTACCGCAATGACGAAGCTTTCCTGCAGCAGGTGATGAAAGAGGGGGCCGAGAAAGCCAGCGCACGCGCCTCTGAAACGCTGAAGAAAGTCTACGAAGCGATTGGCTTTGTCGCCAAACCGTAA
- the cysG gene encoding siroheme synthase CysG, whose amino-acid sequence MDHLPIFCQLRDRACLLVGGGDVAERKARLLMDAGARLTVNALAFTPQFTVWAAEGMLTLAEGAFEETLLDDCWLAIAATDNEAVNQQVSAAAEARRIFCNVVDAPTQASFIMPSIIDRSPLMVAVSSGGTSPVLARLLREKLESLLPQHLGHVAHFAGKLRSRVKRQFASVGERRRFWEKLFVNDRLAQSLANQNTSAVEKITEQLLTEPLDNRGEVVLVGAGPGDAGLLTLKGLQQIQQADVVVYDRLVSDEIMNLVRRDADRVFVGKRAGYHCVPQEEINQILLREAKQGKRVVRLKGGDPFIFGRGGEELETLCHAGIPFSVVPGITAASGCSAYSGIPLTHRDYAQSVRLVTGHLKTGSELDWANLAAEKQTLVFYMGLNQAATIQAQLIEHGMQTDMPVALVENGTSVQQRVVSGDLSQLGELAQQVESPALIIVGRVVALRDKLKWF is encoded by the coding sequence GTGGATCATTTGCCCATTTTCTGTCAATTACGCGATCGTGCATGCCTGCTGGTTGGCGGCGGCGATGTTGCCGAACGCAAAGCCCGGCTGCTGATGGACGCAGGCGCCCGGCTGACCGTTAACGCACTCGCGTTTACGCCGCAGTTTACCGTCTGGGCGGCAGAAGGCATGCTGACGCTGGCGGAAGGCGCGTTCGAAGAGACGCTGCTTGATGATTGCTGGCTGGCTATCGCCGCCACGGATAACGAAGCCGTTAACCAGCAGGTCAGCGCTGCGGCTGAAGCGCGCCGCATCTTCTGTAATGTGGTCGATGCTCCCACGCAGGCGAGTTTTATCATGCCGTCAATTATTGACCGCTCACCGCTGATGGTGGCCGTCTCCTCCGGCGGCACTTCGCCGGTACTGGCGCGTTTGCTGCGTGAGAAGCTGGAATCGCTGCTGCCGCAGCATCTCGGCCATGTTGCCCACTTTGCCGGTAAGCTACGCAGTCGCGTAAAGCGCCAGTTCGCCAGCGTCGGCGAACGCCGCCGTTTCTGGGAGAAACTGTTTGTTAACGACCGGCTGGCGCAATCTCTGGCGAACCAGAATACTTCGGCGGTAGAGAAAATCACCGAACAATTGCTGACCGAACCGCTGGATAACCGTGGCGAAGTGGTGCTGGTGGGCGCAGGTCCTGGCGATGCCGGATTGCTGACGTTGAAAGGTTTGCAGCAGATCCAGCAGGCCGATGTGGTGGTCTACGATCGTCTGGTTTCCGATGAGATCATGAATCTGGTGCGCCGCGACGCCGATCGTGTCTTTGTCGGTAAACGCGCAGGCTATCACTGCGTGCCGCAGGAAGAGATCAACCAGATCCTGCTGCGCGAAGCGAAGCAGGGCAAACGCGTTGTGCGTCTGAAGGGCGGCGATCCGTTCATTTTCGGCCGCGGCGGTGAAGAGCTGGAAACCTTGTGCCATGCAGGAATTCCCTTCTCCGTTGTACCGGGGATTACCGCGGCATCCGGCTGTTCGGCCTATTCAGGCATTCCCCTGACGCACCGCGATTATGCGCAAAGCGTACGGCTGGTAACGGGGCATCTGAAAACTGGCAGCGAGCTGGACTGGGCCAACCTGGCGGCAGAAAAACAGACGCTGGTGTTTTATATGGGCTTAAATCAGGCCGCCACCATTCAGGCACAGCTCATTGAACACGGTATGCAGACCGATATGCCAGTGGCGCTGGTGGAAAACGGGACCTCGGTACAGCAGCGTGTGGTGAGTGGTGATTTATCGCAACTCGGCGAACTGGCGCAGCAGGTGGAAAGCCCGGCGCTGATTATTGTGGGTCGCGTCGTGGCGCTACGCGATAAGCTGAAGTGGTTTTGA
- the nirD gene encoding nitrite reductase small subunit NirD: MSQWNTICKIDDIVPATGVCALVNGKQVAVFRPRHDDQVFAISNIDPFFEASVLSRGIIAEHQGDLWVASPLKKQRFRLRDGLCMEDESRSVAHFDARVKEGEVQIKA; this comes from the coding sequence ATGAGCCAGTGGAACACTATCTGCAAAATCGATGACATCGTGCCTGCCACCGGCGTCTGCGCGCTGGTAAACGGCAAACAAGTCGCCGTTTTCCGCCCGCGCCATGACGATCAGGTTTTTGCCATCAGTAATATTGATCCCTTCTTTGAAGCCAGTGTGCTTTCGCGTGGGATTATCGCCGAGCATCAGGGCGATCTATGGGTGGCAAGCCCGCTGAAAAAACAGCGTTTCCGTCTGCGCGATGGCCTGTGTATGGAGGATGAAAGCCGTTCTGTCGCGCATTTCGACGCGCGAGTAAAAGAGGGCGAAGTCCAGATCAAAGCCTGA
- the nirB gene encoding nitrite reductase large subunit NirB has translation MSKVKLAIIGNGMVGHRFIEDLLDKTDAAQFDITVFCEEPRKAYDRVHLSSYFSHHTAEELSLVREGFYEKHGVKVLVGERAITINRQEKVIHSSAGRTVYYDKLIMATGSYPWIPPIKGSETQDCFVYRTIEDLNAIEACARRSRRGAVVGGGLLGLEAAGALKNLGVETHVIEFAPMLMAEQLDQMGGEQLKRKIESMGVRVHTSKNTKEIVQEGSEARKTMRFADGSELEVDFIVFSTGIRPRDKLATQCGLEVAQRGGIVINDNCQTSDPNIYAIGECANWNNRVYGLVAPGYKMAQVAVDHILGTQNAFEGADLSAKLKLLGVDVGGIGDAHGRTPGSRSYVYLDESKEVYKRLIVSPDNKTLLGAVLVGDTSDFGNLLQLVLNAIELPENPDALILPAHASSGKPSIGVDKLPDSAQICSCFDVTKGTLIAAINKGCHTVAALKAETKAGTGCGGCIPLVTQVLNAELAKQGIEVTNNLCEHFAYSRQELYHLIRVEGIKSFDELLAKYGKGYGCEVCKPTIGSLLASCWNEYILKPQHTPLQDTNDNFLANIQKDGTYSVIPRSAGGEITPEGLMEVGRIAREFNLYTKITGSQRIGLFGAQKDDLPEIWRQLIDAGFETGHAYAKALRMAKTCVGSTWCRYGVGDSVGFGVELENRYKGIRTPHKMKFGVSGCTRECAEAQGKDVGVIATEKGWNLYVCGNGGMKPRHADLLAADLDRETLLQYLDRFMMFYIRTADKLTRTASWLESMEGGIEYLKSVIIDDKLGFDAQLEEEMTRLREAVICEWTETVNTPAAQTRFKHFINSDRRDPNVQVVPEREQHRPATPYERIPVVLVEENA, from the coding sequence ATGAGCAAAGTCAAACTCGCTATTATCGGTAACGGCATGGTCGGCCACCGTTTTATTGAGGATCTCCTCGATAAAACCGACGCCGCTCAGTTCGATATTACTGTCTTTTGTGAAGAGCCGCGTAAAGCCTACGACCGCGTCCATCTCTCATCCTATTTTTCTCATCATACTGCCGAAGAGTTGTCGCTGGTTCGCGAAGGTTTTTACGAAAAACACGGTGTAAAAGTGCTGGTAGGCGAACGCGCCATTACCATCAATCGGCAGGAAAAAGTGATCCACTCCAGCGCCGGGCGCACAGTCTATTACGACAAGCTGATCATGGCGACCGGCTCCTATCCGTGGATCCCTCCGATCAAAGGCTCGGAAACGCAGGACTGCTTCGTCTACCGCACCATTGAAGATTTAAACGCCATTGAAGCCTGCGCGCGTCGTAGCCGTCGTGGCGCGGTGGTCGGCGGCGGCCTGCTGGGCCTGGAAGCCGCTGGCGCGCTGAAAAATCTCGGCGTCGAAACGCATGTGATCGAATTCGCCCCGATGCTGATGGCCGAGCAACTCGATCAGATGGGCGGCGAACAGCTGAAGCGTAAAATCGAAAGCATGGGCGTGCGCGTTCACACCAGCAAAAACACCAAAGAGATCGTGCAGGAAGGCAGCGAAGCGCGCAAAACCATGCGCTTTGCCGACGGCAGCGAGCTGGAAGTGGACTTTATCGTCTTCTCAACCGGTATCCGACCGCGCGACAAGCTGGCGACGCAGTGCGGCCTGGAAGTGGCGCAACGTGGCGGTATCGTGATCAACGATAACTGCCAGACCTCCGATCCGAACATCTACGCCATCGGCGAATGCGCCAACTGGAATAACCGCGTGTATGGCCTGGTCGCGCCGGGTTATAAAATGGCGCAGGTCGCTGTAGATCATATTCTGGGTACGCAAAATGCCTTTGAAGGCGCGGATCTCAGCGCCAAACTGAAGTTGCTCGGTGTTGATGTGGGCGGTATCGGCGATGCGCATGGCCGTACGCCGGGTTCTCGCAGCTATGTTTATCTCGACGAAAGCAAAGAGGTTTACAAGCGCCTGATCGTCAGCCCGGATAACAAAACCCTGCTCGGCGCGGTGCTGGTGGGCGACACCAGCGATTTCGGCAACCTGCTGCAACTGGTGCTCAACGCCATCGAACTGCCTGAGAATCCGGATGCGCTGATCCTGCCTGCACATGCCAGCAGCGGCAAACCGTCAATCGGTGTCGATAAGCTGCCGGACAGCGCGCAAATCTGCTCCTGCTTCGACGTGACCAAAGGCACGCTGATCGCCGCCATCAATAAAGGCTGTCATACCGTTGCTGCGCTGAAAGCCGAAACCAAAGCCGGTACCGGCTGCGGCGGTTGTATCCCGCTGGTGACGCAAGTGCTGAACGCAGAACTGGCAAAACAGGGTATCGAAGTCACCAACAATCTGTGCGAGCACTTTGCCTACTCGCGCCAGGAGTTGTATCACCTGATCCGCGTGGAAGGGATTAAATCCTTCGACGAGCTGCTGGCGAAATACGGTAAAGGCTACGGCTGCGAAGTATGTAAACCGACCATTGGTTCGCTGCTCGCTTCCTGCTGGAACGAGTACATCCTGAAACCACAACATACGCCGTTGCAGGACACCAACGACAACTTCCTCGCCAATATCCAGAAAGACGGTACGTATTCGGTGATCCCGCGCTCCGCAGGCGGCGAAATCACGCCAGAAGGGTTGATGGAAGTGGGCCGTATCGCCCGTGAATTTAACCTGTACACCAAAATCACCGGTTCGCAGCGTATCGGCCTGTTCGGCGCGCAAAAAGACGATCTACCGGAAATCTGGCGTCAACTTATCGACGCCGGTTTCGAAACGGGCCATGCGTACGCTAAAGCATTACGTATGGCGAAAACCTGCGTTGGCTCCACCTGGTGTCGCTACGGCGTTGGCGACAGCGTTGGCTTTGGCGTCGAACTGGAGAATCGCTACAAAGGCATCCGTACGCCACACAAAATGAAATTCGGCGTTTCCGGTTGTACCCGCGAGTGTGCGGAAGCGCAGGGGAAAGATGTCGGCGTTATCGCCACCGAAAAGGGCTGGAACCTGTATGTTTGCGGTAACGGCGGTATGAAACCGCGCCATGCGGATCTGCTGGCTGCCGATCTCGACCGTGAAACCCTGCTGCAATACCTCGATCGCTTTATGATGTTTTACATCCGCACCGCCGACAAGCTCACCCGTACCGCTTCCTGGCTGGAGAGCATGGAAGGCGGCATTGAGTACCTGAAAAGCGTGATTATCGACGACAAGCTGGGCTTTGACGCGCAACTGGAAGAAGAGATGACCCGCCTGCGTGAAGCGGTAATTTGCGAATGGACAGAAACCGTGAACACGCCTGCTGCCCAGACGCGCTTCAAACACTTTATCAACAGCGATCGCCGCGACCCGAATGTGCAAGTGGTACCGGAACGCGAACAACATCGCCCGGCAACGCCCTATGAACGTATTCCGGTCGTATTAGTGGAGGAAAACGCATGA
- a CDS encoding cytosine deaminase, whose translation MSATPLWLVQNVHLPDREGLWQIAIEQGCFGEITPMGATHSDSLEVLNARGGLALPPFIEPHIHLDTTQTAGEPNWNQSGTLFEGIERWAERKALLSHEDVKARAWQTLKWQMANGVQHVRTHVDVSDPSLTALKAMLEVKAEVAPWIDLQIVAFPQEGILSYPNGAELLEEALHLGADVVGAIPHFEFTREYGVESLHIAFALAQKYDRPLDIHCDEIDDEQSRFVETVAALALKMGIGPRVTASHTTAMHSYNGAYTSRLFRLLKLSGINFVANPLVNIHLQGRFDDYPKRRGITRVKELLAAEINVCFGHDDVFDPWYPLGTGNMLQVLHMGLHVCQLMGYQQIDQGLRLITHNSARTFGLTQYGIVPGNPANMIILPVESGFDAVRCQAPVRWSIRQGRVIASTQPAQSWVKMDSGGEEVQFSRYHTR comes from the coding sequence ATGTCGGCAACACCGCTTTGGTTGGTTCAGAATGTGCATTTACCCGATCGTGAAGGGCTGTGGCAAATCGCCATTGAGCAGGGGTGCTTTGGCGAAATTACGCCGATGGGCGCAACGCATAGCGATAGCCTCGAAGTGCTGAATGCTCGCGGCGGCCTGGCGCTGCCGCCGTTTATCGAACCGCATATCCACCTTGATACTACGCAAACCGCCGGTGAACCGAACTGGAACCAGTCCGGCACGCTGTTTGAGGGGATTGAACGCTGGGCGGAACGCAAGGCGTTGCTTAGCCATGAGGATGTGAAAGCACGCGCCTGGCAGACGCTGAAGTGGCAAATGGCCAATGGCGTGCAGCATGTGCGCACCCATGTTGATGTCTCCGATCCTTCCCTGACCGCACTGAAAGCGATGCTGGAAGTGAAAGCGGAGGTCGCGCCGTGGATCGATCTGCAGATTGTCGCGTTTCCACAGGAAGGCATTCTCTCTTACCCCAATGGTGCGGAGTTGCTGGAAGAGGCGTTACATCTGGGTGCCGATGTTGTCGGGGCGATCCCGCATTTTGAGTTTACCCGCGAGTACGGCGTGGAATCGCTGCATATTGCCTTCGCACTGGCGCAAAAATATGACCGTCCGCTGGATATTCACTGTGATGAGATCGATGACGAGCAGTCGCGTTTTGTCGAGACGGTGGCTGCACTGGCGCTAAAAATGGGTATCGGCCCGCGTGTGACGGCCAGTCATACCACCGCCATGCACTCTTATAATGGCGCTTATACTTCGCGGCTGTTCCGCCTGCTGAAGCTTTCCGGCATCAACTTCGTTGCCAATCCGCTGGTCAATATTCATCTGCAAGGGCGTTTTGATGATTATCCGAAACGTCGGGGCATTACGCGGGTGAAAGAGCTGCTGGCGGCGGAGATCAACGTCTGCTTTGGTCATGATGATGTGTTTGATCCCTGGTATCCGCTCGGTACGGGCAATATGCTGCAGGTGCTGCATATGGGGCTGCATGTCTGCCAGTTGATGGGCTATCAACAAATTGATCAGGGGCTGCGTTTAATCACCCATAACAGCGCCAGAACTTTCGGTCTGACGCAGTACGGTATTGTCCCCGGCAACCCGGCCAATATGATTATTTTGCCGGTGGAAAGCGGGTTTGATGCTGTGCGTTGCCAGGCACCGGTGAGATGGTCTATTCGTCAGGGGCGAGTGATTGCCAGTACGCAGCCTGCGCAAAGTTGGGTGAAGATGGATAGCGGCGGTGAAGAGGTTCAGTTTAGCCGTTATCACACCCGGTAA
- the ppiA gene encoding peptidylprolyl isomerase A, with amino-acid sequence MVKSTLAAVVAVFALSALSPAAIAAKGDPHVLLTTSAGNIELELNNQKAPVSVKNFLDYVNNGFYNNTTFHRVIPGFMVQGGGFNEQMQQKQPNPPIKNEADNGLRNTRGTIAMARTADKDSATSQFFINVADNAFLDHGQRDFGYAVFGKVVKGMDVADKISQVPTHDVGPYQNVPSKPVVILSAKVLP; translated from the coding sequence ATGGTTAAATCGACTCTGGCGGCTGTTGTGGCTGTGTTTGCCCTTTCTGCTCTTTCCCCTGCTGCGATAGCTGCAAAAGGCGACCCCCATGTTCTGCTCACCACCTCCGCAGGTAATATCGAACTGGAGCTGAACAACCAGAAAGCCCCTGTGTCGGTGAAAAACTTCCTTGATTATGTTAACAACGGTTTCTACAACAACACGACGTTTCATCGTGTGATCCCGGGGTTCATGGTGCAGGGCGGTGGTTTCAACGAGCAGATGCAACAAAAACAGCCTAACCCGCCGATCAAAAACGAAGCTGACAACGGCCTGCGTAACACGCGCGGCACCATTGCAATGGCGCGTACTGCGGATAAAGACAGCGCAACCAGCCAGTTCTTCATCAACGTTGCGGATAACGCTTTCCTTGACCACGGCCAGCGTGATTTCGGCTATGCGGTATTTGGTAAAGTCGTGAAAGGGATGGATGTGGCGGATAAAATTTCTCAGGTGCCTACGCACGATGTCGGCCCGTACCAGAATGTCCCGTCAAAACCGGTTGTTATCCTTTCCGCAAAAGTGCTGCCGTAA
- a CDS encoding YhfG family protein — MPKKLTDRQKSRLWEQQRNVNFQASRRLEGVDTALVTLTAEEANIRLAELRRHYER, encoded by the coding sequence ATGCCGAAAAAACTCACCGACAGGCAAAAATCCCGTCTCTGGGAGCAGCAGCGTAATGTGAACTTCCAGGCCAGCCGACGACTGGAAGGCGTGGACACTGCGCTGGTGACGCTCACCGCCGAAGAAGCCAACATTCGACTTGCAGAACTCCGGAGGCACTATGAGCGATAA
- a CDS encoding putative adenosine monophosphate-protein transferase Fic, whose translation MSDKFGDGRDPYLYPGLNMMRNLLGIHQAQRLEQAAYELTALRAATLELGPLARGLPHLCAIHHHLYQDVFDWAGKFREVDIYEGDTRFCHFEYIEKEGNALMQQLEEEEWLCGLSSDAFIERLAHYYCEINVLHPFRLGNGIAQRIFFEQLALHAGYILDWRGIVPERWSAANQAGAMGDLDPLCAIFRKVVSEAVESE comes from the coding sequence ATGAGCGATAAATTTGGCGATGGCCGCGATCCGTACCTCTACCCAGGCCTGAATATGATGCGCAACCTGCTGGGTATTCACCAGGCGCAGCGTCTGGAGCAAGCCGCTTATGAGCTGACGGCACTACGCGCAGCGACGCTCGAACTGGGGCCGCTGGCGCGCGGGCTTCCGCATCTGTGCGCTATTCATCATCACCTTTACCAGGATGTGTTCGACTGGGCCGGGAAGTTCCGGGAAGTGGATATTTACGAGGGCGATACGCGTTTTTGCCATTTCGAATACATCGAAAAAGAGGGCAACGCACTGATGCAGCAACTGGAAGAGGAAGAGTGGCTGTGCGGCCTCTCTTCGGATGCGTTTATTGAACGGCTTGCACACTATTACTGTGAAATCAATGTGCTGCATCCCTTCCGTCTCGGCAATGGCATCGCACAGCGCATCTTTTTTGAACAGCTTGCGCTGCATGCCGGTTACATTCTGGACTGGCGCGGTATCGTGCCTGAACGCTGGAGCGCGGCGAACCAGGCCGGAGCGATGGGGGATTTAGATCCGCTATGCGCCATCTTCCGTAAAGTGGTAAGCGAAGCTGTCGAAAGCGAGTAA